In a single window of the Bacillus clarus genome:
- a CDS encoding recombinase family protein, whose amino-acid sequence MKTAIYLRKSRADLEAEARGEGETLAKHRSTLLKIAKEMNLNILSVREEIVSGESLVKRPEMLALLEEIEDNKYDVVLCMDMDRLGRGGMKEQGIILETFKRSNTKIMTPRKTYDLNDEWDEEYSEFEAFMARKELKIITRRMQRGRVASVEAGNYLGTHAPYGYDIHRLNKRERTLMINSEEASVVRMIFDWYANEDMGASAIRSKLNDLGYKSKLGNEWNPYSILDILKNNVYIGKVTWQKRKEVKRPDAVKRSCARQDKSEWIIANGKHEPILSESLFETVQEKLNSRYHVPYNTNGIKNPLAGIIKCGKCGYSMVQRYPKNRKEAMDCKHRGCENKSSYTELIEKRLLEALKEWYINYKADFEKHKQDDKLKETQVIQMNEASLRKLEKELVDVQKQKNNLHDLLERGVYTVDMFLERSNVVSDRINEITSTMEKLKKGIKTEIKKEKVKKDTIPQVEHVLDLYFKTDDPKKKNSLLKSVLEKAVYKKEKWQRLDDFELVLYPKLPQDGDI is encoded by the coding sequence ATGAAAACTGCAATCTACCTGAGAAAATCCCGTGCCGATCTCGAAGCTGAAGCACGTGGTGAAGGAGAAACTTTAGCAAAACACCGCTCTACCCTGCTGAAAATTGCCAAGGAAATGAACTTAAATATTTTATCTGTCCGTGAGGAAATTGTTTCTGGTGAGAGCTTAGTAAAACGTCCGGAAATGTTAGCACTACTTGAAGAAATTGAAGATAACAAATATGATGTTGTTCTTTGTATGGATATGGACCGTTTAGGTCGTGGTGGTATGAAAGAGCAAGGAATCATTTTAGAGACGTTTAAACGATCCAATACGAAGATTATGACACCTAGGAAAACTTATGACCTCAACGATGAGTGGGATGAAGAATACAGTGAATTTGAAGCGTTTATGGCACGTAAGGAATTAAAGATTATTACACGTCGTATGCAACGTGGTCGTGTCGCAAGTGTAGAGGCTGGTAATTACCTTGGTACCCATGCACCATACGGTTATGATATCCACCGTTTAAATAAGCGAGAGCGTACGCTAATGATTAATTCAGAAGAAGCTTCTGTCGTAAGGATGATATTTGATTGGTATGCAAATGAGGATATGGGTGCAAGTGCAATTAGGAGTAAGTTAAATGATCTTGGCTACAAAAGTAAGTTAGGGAATGAATGGAACCCCTATAGTATCTTGGATATATTAAAAAACAATGTATACATCGGAAAAGTAACATGGCAAAAACGAAAAGAAGTAAAACGTCCTGATGCTGTGAAACGTAGTTGTGCACGGCAAGATAAATCAGAATGGATTATTGCTAATGGAAAGCATGAGCCTATCCTCTCAGAAAGCTTGTTTGAAACAGTACAAGAAAAATTAAATTCAAGATATCACGTTCCTTACAATACGAACGGAATAAAAAATCCTCTTGCTGGCATTATTAAATGTGGTAAATGTGGTTACAGTATGGTCCAACGTTATCCGAAAAATCGAAAGGAAGCTATGGATTGTAAACACCGTGGCTGCGAAAACAAATCAAGCTATACTGAGTTAATTGAGAAGCGTTTACTCGAAGCTTTAAAAGAATGGTACATCAATTATAAAGCTGATTTCGAAAAACATAAGCAAGATGATAAATTGAAAGAAACACAAGTTATTCAAATGAATGAAGCTTCATTACGAAAACTTGAAAAAGAATTAGTGGATGTCCAAAAACAAAAAAATAATTTACATGATTTATTAGAGCGTGGCGTTTACACTGTCGATATGTTTTTAGAGCGTTCTAATGTAGTTTCCGATCGTATTAATGAAATTACTTCAACGATGGAGAAGTTAAAGAAAGGAATTAAAACAGAAATAAAAAAGGAAAAAGTAAAGAAAGATACAATTCCTCAAGTTGAGCACGTTCTTGATCTATACTTCAAAACAGATGATCCGAAAAAGAAAAATAGCCTCCTAAAGTCAGTTTTAGAAAAGGCTGTTTACAAGAAGGAAAAATGGCAAAGACTTGATGATTTCGAACTTGTGCTTTACCCTAAGCTCCCTCAAGATGGCGACATATAA
- a CDS encoding ImmA/IrrE family metallo-endopeptidase, with product MHKTKPYYTTQIEDFIKKLYQSVSIFLPEEIDMVRISEKLNVWLHFAPFGSRAIYRNDLPSIIIDSRKSFHHQWEDFGHELCHILFHAGNQLHIPKTFIDYQETKAQNFMLQFCVPTFMLRKIDFPDTRVEAIYLIAKTFNVSSEIAHKRLLHYENQLLASHLQKGFSSACLTTP from the coding sequence ATGCATAAAACAAAGCCCTACTACACAACACAAATTGAAGATTTCATCAAAAAATTATATCAATCAGTTTCTATTTTTTTACCTGAAGAGATCGATATGGTAAGGATTTCCGAAAAATTAAATGTTTGGTTACATTTTGCACCTTTCGGAAGTCGTGCTATATACAGAAATGATTTACCTAGTATTATTATTGATAGTCGAAAATCATTTCACCATCAATGGGAAGATTTTGGACATGAACTTTGTCATATTCTATTTCATGCAGGTAATCAACTACATATACCGAAAACTTTTATAGATTACCAAGAAACAAAAGCACAAAATTTCATGTTGCAATTTTGTGTACCAACTTTTATGTTAAGAAAAATAGATTTCCCTGATACAAGAGTGGAAGCAATTTACCTGATTGCAAAAACCTTTAATGTATCATCTGAAATCGCACATAAACGCTTGTTACATTATGAAAATCAATTATTAGCTAGCCATTTACAAAAAGGATTTTCCAGCGCATGTCTAACTACACCCTAA